In Altererythrobacter rubellus, the following are encoded in one genomic region:
- a CDS encoding efflux RND transporter periplasmic adaptor subunit produces MLARLALGGVAVFALTLAGCSGETEGDEAAPEAQTEPREVTTTIVEPQPFAEPVKAFGTIAAKQRSAIGALTEGPVERIFVKVGDRVSRGQPLFRIRQADYQRSVVEAQAAVDLTSAQAIEAERRYDRVMALAPRGFVSKAQVDAAETELAVARAQKAQAQAALGTAQQALADTITRAPYDGVVTARMVDEGVYLNNRFSMGRQSAALELQELGIVAAIVNAPQEYVDAFRRNMPARVFIEGFEQPFDSTVYIINDRVDPESRMVELRLPIANPDYRISSGLAVRAEISVPPVQAIVLPRPAILGDSAAAYVFVVVNGKAQRREVAFESIDLDQVRIRSGLEPGDEVILDPPATLRNDEPLKSRRTRGAS; encoded by the coding sequence ATGCTAGCGCGTCTTGCTCTTGGTGGGGTGGCTGTGTTTGCGCTGACCCTGGCTGGCTGTTCGGGTGAAACTGAAGGGGATGAGGCTGCGCCAGAAGCTCAGACAGAGCCGCGCGAAGTTACGACGACAATCGTCGAACCCCAACCGTTCGCTGAACCAGTTAAGGCATTCGGCACGATTGCAGCCAAACAGCGCAGTGCAATTGGTGCGCTTACCGAAGGGCCGGTAGAACGAATTTTCGTCAAGGTCGGCGACAGGGTTTCTCGCGGACAACCGCTTTTTCGTATCCGCCAGGCCGACTATCAGCGAAGCGTAGTTGAAGCGCAGGCAGCAGTCGATCTGACAAGCGCGCAAGCGATTGAGGCTGAAAGGCGTTACGATCGCGTTATGGCCCTTGCCCCAAGAGGTTTCGTTTCGAAAGCACAGGTTGACGCGGCTGAGACGGAGCTGGCTGTAGCGCGGGCGCAGAAGGCACAGGCTCAGGCGGCCCTTGGCACCGCACAGCAGGCATTGGCCGACACAATCACGCGCGCGCCATACGATGGGGTTGTAACCGCGCGGATGGTCGATGAAGGTGTATACCTGAACAATCGCTTTTCGATGGGACGGCAATCAGCCGCGTTGGAATTGCAAGAGCTCGGGATCGTTGCCGCCATCGTCAACGCGCCGCAGGAATATGTCGACGCGTTTCGACGCAACATGCCAGCGCGGGTCTTCATCGAAGGATTCGAGCAGCCATTCGACAGTACCGTGTACATCATCAACGACCGGGTCGATCCTGAAAGCCGGATGGTCGAACTGCGGCTGCCGATCGCCAATCCCGATTACCGCATCAGTTCAGGGCTGGCAGTCAGAGCCGAGATCTCGGTGCCGCCAGTGCAAGCGATCGTTTTGCCCCGCCCAGCAATACTCGGCGACAGTGCTGCGGCCTACGTCTTCGTGGTCGTAAACGGAAAGGCACAGCGCCGGGAAGTGGCGTTTGAGAGTATCGATCTCGATCAGGTGCGTATCCGTTCAGGGCTGGAACCGGGCGACGAGGTTATTCTCGATCCTCCGGCCACATTGCGGAATGACGAGCCGCTCAAATCACGCCGAACCCGCGGCGCAAGCTGA
- a CDS encoding MarR family winged helix-turn-helix transcriptional regulator — MATKLENDADEKAAAFLTDQDRLVFLLEELTRRLRRTFDTSLEQFGLTRTQWRALAYLYRTPGMTQTELAGQLELERASIGQAIDRLENLGLVERRSAEDDRRVWQVHLQPDAIDLLPKMRVEADQVYERLLEGIKDEDLEAFKSTLATMQRNLGDA; from the coding sequence ATGGCAACCAAGCTCGAAAATGATGCCGACGAAAAGGCAGCAGCCTTCCTAACCGATCAAGACCGATTGGTTTTTCTCTTGGAAGAGCTGACAAGACGATTGCGTCGCACCTTCGACACCTCACTAGAACAGTTTGGCCTCACTCGTACCCAGTGGCGTGCATTGGCCTATCTCTACCGCACACCCGGCATGACCCAGACCGAACTGGCTGGGCAACTGGAACTGGAGCGGGCAAGCATCGGGCAAGCAATCGACCGGCTGGAAAATCTGGGCTTGGTCGAGCGGCGCAGCGCCGAAGACGACCGGCGCGTGTGGCAGGTGCACCTCCAGCCCGATGCAATCGACTTGCTTCCAAAAATGCGGGTCGAGGCGGATCAGGTCTATGAGCGCTTGCTTGAGGGAATAAAGGACGAGGACTTGGAAGCATTCAAGTCTACCTTGGCCACAATGCAGCGCAATTTGGGCGATGCCTAA
- a CDS encoding DMT family transporter, which translates to MENDGGMPAELSRPRGWLLLLALLAGNVALAIGPWFVRLADTGPVSAGFWRLLLALPFLAVFARFSGQALTGIPRRTLMFVALGAVAFGLDLASWHVGIEMTRLGNATLFGNAGSIVLLLWGFILSRSLPRGTEWTAIVFALAGAAILMGRSADISTTTLIGDLFCLTAGLLYAVYLINLQGARQTIGGWSLLVWVSIFACPLLLAIALINGEPVWPNDWTPILILFISSQLVGQGLLVFSLRHFPPLVIGLALLTQPAVAALIGYQVFGEVLTLLDIAGMVLLGSALVLARGVARVRS; encoded by the coding sequence ATGGAAAATGATGGGGGTATGCCAGCAGAACTTTCCCGTCCGCGTGGCTGGTTGCTTTTGCTTGCCTTGCTTGCGGGCAATGTCGCATTGGCGATAGGGCCGTGGTTCGTGCGCTTGGCCGACACCGGTCCGGTCAGCGCAGGCTTCTGGCGGTTGCTCTTGGCTTTGCCCTTCCTGGCCGTGTTTGCGCGGTTTAGCGGCCAAGCTCTAACTGGAATCCCGCGCCGAACTTTGATGTTCGTGGCGTTGGGCGCGGTGGCATTCGGGCTTGATCTGGCAAGCTGGCATGTCGGGATTGAGATGACCCGACTAGGCAACGCCACGCTGTTCGGCAATGCCGGAAGTATCGTGTTGTTATTATGGGGCTTTATCCTTTCGCGCAGCCTGCCGCGCGGCACGGAATGGACCGCGATTGTCTTTGCGCTTGCAGGCGCGGCAATTCTGATGGGGCGTAGTGCGGATATTTCGACCACTACGCTGATCGGGGACCTGTTCTGTTTGACCGCAGGTCTCCTGTACGCGGTGTATCTCATCAATCTTCAAGGTGCGCGGCAAACGATTGGCGGGTGGAGTTTGCTGGTCTGGGTCAGCATTTTCGCTTGCCCCCTTCTGCTGGCAATTGCCTTGATCAACGGGGAGCCGGTTTGGCCAAACGATTGGACCCCGATCCTGATTCTGTTCATATCCAGCCAGCTTGTCGGACAGGGATTGCTGGTGTTCAGCCTGCGCCATTTTCCGCCATTGGTGATCGGGTTGGCGCTTTTGACACAGCCAGCCGTTGCCGCATTGATCGGCTATCAAGTCTTCGGCGAAGTGCTCACACTGCTCGATATTGCTGGCATGGTGCTGCTCGGCAGCGCGCTGGTCCTAGCTCGCGGTGTCGCAAGGGTGAGAAGTTAA
- the glpK gene encoding glycerol kinase GlpK, which produces MSDFIMVLDEGTTSTRAMLFDSAGKLHHVAQRELEQHYPRPGWVEHDASEIWDKTLACVRDVTEQAGGADRISCIGITNQRETVVAWDKTTGEPLCKAIVWQDRRTEPSCQELRQAGHEGDVQARTGLLLDPYFSGTKMRWMLENEPAVRAAAEMGTLAFGTIESWLIFKLSGGAHISDASNASRTLLLELGGALFDPALCELFGVPHAALPEVVDNAGEVAVASAEWLGREIPITGLAGDQQSATIGQACLSPGETKSTYGTGAFVLTNKGGEIPRSTNRLLGTVLYQINDQRTYALEGSVFVAGSLIQWLRDSLGIVEVASQTEELARSIPDSGGVTIVPALSGLGAPHWQAEARGVINGLSFSTGKAELARAALEAMAHQTHDLAMAFAADGTPWETLRIDGGMSANNWMAQDLADMLDLTVERPEFVETTALGTAMLAAAGAGIYADLNEAATALRGNLQSFTPAMDSDVREGRLAAWKKALIAA; this is translated from the coding sequence ATGTCAGACTTCATTATGGTGCTGGACGAAGGGACCACTTCGACGCGCGCGATGCTGTTCGATTCTGCGGGCAAGCTGCATCATGTGGCGCAGCGCGAGCTGGAACAGCATTATCCAAGGCCCGGCTGGGTTGAGCATGACGCATCGGAAATATGGGACAAGACGCTCGCTTGTGTGCGCGACGTTACTGAGCAGGCGGGCGGAGCTGATCGCATTTCGTGTATTGGGATCACCAACCAGCGTGAAACGGTGGTCGCATGGGATAAGACCACGGGCGAACCGCTCTGCAAGGCGATCGTATGGCAGGACCGCAGAACGGAACCATCATGTCAGGAATTGCGCCAAGCGGGGCACGAAGGTGATGTTCAGGCACGAACAGGATTGCTGCTTGACCCCTATTTCTCTGGCACGAAAATGCGCTGGATGCTCGAAAATGAACCCGCGGTTCGCGCAGCTGCGGAAATGGGCACTTTGGCATTTGGCACTATCGAAAGCTGGTTGATCTTCAAACTTTCAGGCGGAGCGCACATCTCGGATGCGAGCAACGCCAGCCGAACCTTGTTGCTGGAGCTAGGCGGCGCGTTGTTCGATCCGGCACTTTGCGAATTGTTCGGCGTTCCGCATGCGGCCTTGCCTGAAGTTGTCGACAATGCGGGGGAGGTCGCGGTCGCAAGCGCCGAATGGCTAGGGCGCGAGATCCCTATCACTGGCCTTGCAGGTGACCAGCAGTCGGCCACCATTGGCCAGGCTTGCCTCTCGCCGGGCGAGACCAAGTCAACTTATGGCACTGGCGCTTTCGTGCTGACCAACAAAGGCGGCGAGATTCCGCGCTCGACCAACCGCTTGCTGGGCACTGTCCTGTATCAGATCAATGACCAGCGTACCTACGCGCTGGAAGGCTCCGTATTCGTGGCGGGCAGCCTGATCCAATGGCTGCGCGATTCGCTTGGCATCGTTGAGGTCGCCAGTCAGACAGAAGAGCTTGCGCGGTCTATTCCCGACAGTGGCGGGGTTACGATTGTGCCAGCGCTGAGCGGCCTTGGTGCGCCGCATTGGCAGGCAGAGGCGCGCGGCGTGATAAACGGTCTGAGTTTTTCAACTGGCAAGGCTGAGCTGGCGCGTGCGGCACTGGAGGCGATGGCCCATCAGACCCACGATCTGGCAATGGCTTTTGCCGCCGATGGCACACCTTGGGAAACGTTGCGTATCGATGGCGGGATGAGCGCGAACAACTGGATGGCGCAAGATTTGGCCGACATGCTCGATTTGACTGTCGAGCGCCCTGAATTCGTGGAAACGACAGCTCTGGGTACAGCCATGCTCGCAGCAGCTGGCGCTGGCATTTACGCCGACTTGAACGAAGCGGCAACGGCGCTGCGCGGCAATCTGCAAAGCTTTACCCCCGCAATGGATAGCGACGTGCGCGAAGGTCGATTGGCAGCCTGGAAGAAGGCTTTGATCGCAGCCTAG
- a CDS encoding efflux RND transporter permease subunit — protein sequence MTSRSNHAEPAAQADMWLADVSIRRPVFATMLIASLVVLGLVSFNRLGVDLFPEVEFPYVSVTTALPGASPGTMETEVTDVIEEQLNTISGLRQMRSISAEGVSIVNLEFELEEDADLKAQEVRDKMSRLAADLPDDSEPPVIEKVDPDAAPILSVLLSGDMPIRDLTTFADEEVKERLQRVPGVGSVELVGGREREMRIWLDAAAMRARGVTAEDVLGAIQRENAELPGGRLVTEGRTRQFGIRTLAQARTAAEFAAIPILYRPNGQTVRIGDVGRVEDSIEDEESYAQLDGEPGVVLEVRKQSGENTVAVAEQIRAEIESIRTTAPKGINFIIARDTSRFIEQAIGDVLFDLFIAVVLVVAVTFLFLLSWRATVIVLLAIPTSIVATFVAFAAFDFTVNMVTLLALTVAIGLLVDDAIVVVEAVQNDVDEGKNATEAAHTATRRVALAVLAGTFATLAVFVPIAFMEGIVGRFFFQYGLAIVFSVSVSMLVAFTLAPALSARLLRPEHAESGWFGRIERFHIEMRQLYERLVSWAINRRYLVLGGALASVLIGGFFAALVPSTFMSTTDRSEFLATIKLPLGTGVSEAKKAAEQVDSSLRQNPEVELVFVSAGSGTNPKINELEVYIGLRPKRSREATQDDVMTFARNEIMGDVPAAQEVSVEEVPWVSGAGVGQTAIELIITGPDTAAINDYARWLEGELAARSEFVDVRSSYEGGRPELQIAFDRDRAADLGISARNLAAASRTLVGGSDAGTFEADGRRYDIRVRLEESGRKGLGDVEALPLRTGQGTLVDLAAIADVDVALSAAEIERIDRSRQISVLANTAPGVALSVAVADVEELLAANPPPAGLATRMEGTARLLAETSEAIIFAFALAIVALYIVLASQFNSFGQPIIIMLTAPLSFSGAYFLMWAAGQEMSLFAQIGMIALMGIVMKNGILLVDLANRYCEADKDAASAMRNAAPKRLRPVLMTALAAVFGMLPVALAQSDAAEWRNAMGFIIIGGLTTSTFLTLLVVPAAYAAASDLRSVVTNFRPPFLQRPL from the coding sequence ATGACGAGCCGCTCAAATCACGCCGAACCCGCGGCGCAAGCTGATATGTGGCTTGCAGACGTTTCGATCCGGCGACCGGTATTCGCGACGATGCTAATCGCTTCGCTCGTCGTACTTGGCTTGGTCTCGTTCAACCGGCTCGGGGTCGACCTCTTTCCTGAGGTAGAGTTTCCATACGTATCTGTAACGACAGCTCTGCCCGGCGCTTCGCCGGGCACCATGGAAACCGAAGTCACCGACGTCATAGAGGAACAGCTCAACACGATCTCCGGCTTGCGCCAGATGCGATCGATTAGCGCCGAGGGTGTAAGCATCGTCAATCTCGAGTTCGAGCTGGAGGAGGACGCCGATCTCAAGGCGCAGGAAGTACGCGACAAGATGTCGCGGCTCGCGGCCGATCTGCCGGACGATTCCGAACCGCCGGTCATCGAGAAAGTCGATCCCGATGCCGCGCCGATCCTGTCGGTTCTGTTGTCAGGCGACATGCCCATCCGCGACCTGACCACTTTTGCAGATGAGGAGGTGAAAGAGCGATTGCAGCGAGTGCCCGGCGTCGGTTCGGTCGAGCTGGTTGGCGGGCGAGAACGCGAAATGCGCATATGGCTCGATGCGGCTGCGATGCGCGCGCGCGGAGTAACGGCAGAGGATGTGCTCGGCGCAATCCAACGCGAGAATGCTGAGCTGCCGGGCGGGCGCCTGGTTACCGAGGGGCGTACGCGCCAGTTCGGCATCCGCACCCTTGCCCAAGCACGAACGGCGGCGGAATTTGCCGCAATACCGATCCTTTACCGGCCCAATGGACAGACTGTTCGGATCGGCGATGTAGGGCGGGTCGAGGACTCCATTGAGGACGAGGAGAGCTATGCCCAGCTCGATGGGGAACCGGGCGTTGTTCTCGAAGTCCGCAAGCAAAGCGGAGAGAACACGGTCGCGGTGGCAGAACAGATCCGCGCAGAAATCGAAAGCATCCGGACCACCGCTCCCAAGGGTATCAATTTCATCATCGCTCGCGACACGTCTCGCTTTATTGAGCAGGCCATCGGCGACGTGCTGTTCGACCTATTCATTGCCGTGGTGCTGGTGGTGGCGGTGACCTTCCTGTTTCTCCTTAGCTGGCGCGCGACGGTCATCGTGCTGCTTGCTATTCCGACCTCGATTGTCGCAACTTTTGTTGCATTCGCGGCTTTCGATTTTACCGTTAACATGGTCACGTTGCTGGCGCTGACAGTCGCTATCGGCCTGTTGGTCGACGATGCCATCGTTGTGGTTGAGGCGGTCCAGAACGACGTTGATGAAGGGAAAAATGCGACCGAAGCCGCCCACACCGCAACCAGACGAGTGGCCTTGGCCGTGCTGGCAGGCACATTCGCAACGCTGGCGGTGTTTGTGCCGATCGCCTTCATGGAAGGAATTGTTGGTCGTTTCTTCTTTCAATACGGTCTGGCAATCGTCTTTTCGGTCAGCGTGTCGATGCTGGTCGCCTTCACGCTTGCACCTGCACTATCGGCGAGGTTGCTTCGCCCCGAACACGCGGAAAGTGGCTGGTTCGGACGCATTGAACGGTTCCATATCGAGATGCGTCAACTCTACGAAAGGCTCGTGTCTTGGGCGATCAACCGCCGTTATCTCGTGCTTGGCGGCGCGCTCGCAAGCGTCCTGATCGGCGGATTTTTTGCAGCGCTCGTTCCAAGCACCTTCATGTCCACAACGGATCGATCCGAATTCCTTGCGACGATCAAGCTTCCTCTTGGGACAGGGGTTTCCGAAGCGAAGAAGGCGGCAGAGCAGGTCGATTCCTCACTGCGCCAGAATCCGGAAGTCGAACTCGTTTTCGTGAGTGCGGGCAGCGGAACCAATCCCAAGATCAATGAGCTGGAAGTCTATATCGGGTTGAGGCCCAAGCGGTCGCGCGAGGCGACGCAGGACGACGTGATGACCTTCGCACGGAACGAGATAATGGGAGATGTTCCGGCAGCACAGGAGGTGTCCGTGGAGGAGGTTCCGTGGGTATCGGGTGCCGGGGTCGGACAGACTGCAATTGAACTGATAATAACCGGACCGGACACCGCAGCCATCAACGACTACGCGCGGTGGCTGGAGGGCGAGCTGGCCGCACGATCCGAATTTGTCGACGTGCGCTCGTCCTACGAAGGTGGCAGGCCGGAACTGCAGATCGCCTTCGACCGCGACCGGGCCGCCGATCTCGGGATTTCGGCGCGCAACCTGGCCGCCGCATCGCGAACGCTGGTCGGCGGAAGCGATGCAGGCACATTCGAGGCTGATGGACGTCGCTATGACATTCGCGTGCGCCTCGAGGAAAGTGGACGAAAGGGGCTTGGCGACGTCGAGGCACTTCCGCTCAGGACCGGACAGGGCACCCTGGTCGATCTTGCTGCGATTGCCGATGTTGACGTTGCATTGAGCGCTGCGGAAATTGAGCGCATCGATCGATCGCGCCAGATTTCAGTGCTCGCCAATACGGCTCCCGGTGTGGCGCTGAGCGTTGCCGTGGCTGATGTGGAAGAGTTGCTTGCCGCCAATCCGCCACCTGCCGGCTTGGCGACGCGAATGGAAGGCACTGCCCGTCTCCTCGCCGAAACCAGCGAGGCGATTATCTTTGCATTCGCGCTCGCAATCGTCGCGCTCTACATCGTGCTCGCCAGCCAGTTCAATAGCTTCGGGCAACCCATCATCATTATGCTTACGGCACCACTGTCGTTCTCCGGCGCCTACTTCCTGATGTGGGCGGCGGGCCAGGAAATGAGCCTGTTCGCGCAAATCGGCATGATCGCTTTGATGGGGATCGTGATGAAAAACGGTATCTTGCTTGTCGATCTCGCCAACCGGTATTGCGAAGCTGATAAGGATGCGGCTTCTGCAATGCGCAACGCCGCGCCAAAACGCTTACGACCCGTCCTCATGACCGCGCTTGCTGCCGTATTCGGCATGCTGCCGGTAGCGCTGGCGCAGTCAGATGCAGCAGAGTGGCGCAATGCTATGGGCTTCATCATCATCGGCGGGCTGACCACTTCCACTTTCCTGACTCTGCTGGTTGTCCCTGCAGCCTACGCGGCAGCCTCGGACTTACGAAGTGTCGTGACCAATTTCCGACCCCCGTTTTTGCAGAGACCGTTGTAG
- a CDS encoding class I adenylate-forming enzyme family protein: MYKLNLTEAYCPAQADTPMRERTIEEMLREQVETHGDGLALREMLADGTVGREWTYAELLSDTERCGRALAARHPAGTRIAIMAGNCPEWIIVQLGAALAGLTIVTVNPSFTPREVHYVLEQSGSAAVYYQPHVRGSALRPIVDEGAAGLPAADYVIDIEDHADLFAGAGDGELRETIPHDICMIQYTSGTTGFPKGVLLHQHGLLQSNHDVFVRWNLAPGKQLLCPFPLFHTAGSAVCVLGALSHGATILLVTVFDPAAVVSGIAREKPEVIGGVSTMIFALIEAARATGTDVKCVETIVSGGAMVQPELNRAAQEIFGVPILIVYGQTETSPAITAAWPTDTGPDLTETIGQPCSHMEVAIRNPSDNSICAPNEQGEICMRGFNVMAGYNDNPQATAETIDADGWLHTGDLGSMDSRGYVKITGRVKEMIIRGGENLFPAEIEAALLEHPVIAEVAVVGVPDEKWGEIVAAFLRLAEGAQRPDDSELRSFIRARLSPQKTPAHWVWVKEFPLTGSGKIQKFAMAEAFAKGEYA, translated from the coding sequence ATGTACAAGCTAAACCTCACTGAAGCATACTGTCCGGCGCAAGCCGACACGCCGATGCGCGAACGCACAATCGAAGAAATGCTGCGCGAACAGGTGGAAACGCACGGTGATGGATTGGCACTGCGCGAGATGTTGGCCGATGGCACTGTGGGGCGCGAATGGACCTATGCCGAGCTGTTGAGCGATACCGAGCGTTGCGGGCGAGCTTTGGCGGCGCGCCACCCAGCCGGCACGCGTATCGCGATCATGGCGGGTAATTGTCCCGAGTGGATTATTGTGCAGCTTGGCGCGGCATTGGCGGGTCTAACCATCGTCACTGTAAACCCGTCGTTCACACCGCGCGAAGTGCATTATGTATTGGAGCAGTCAGGTTCGGCTGCGGTTTACTACCAGCCGCATGTCCGCGGCTCAGCCTTGAGGCCGATCGTGGATGAAGGTGCCGCCGGGTTGCCCGCGGCGGATTATGTCATCGATATAGAGGATCACGCTGACCTGTTCGCGGGTGCAGGTGATGGCGAACTACGCGAAACCATACCGCATGATATCTGCATGATTCAGTACACCTCTGGAACCACGGGTTTCCCGAAAGGCGTTTTGCTGCATCAGCACGGGCTATTGCAGAGCAATCACGACGTGTTCGTGCGCTGGAATCTGGCGCCGGGCAAGCAGTTGCTATGCCCTTTCCCGCTGTTCCACACGGCCGGAAGCGCCGTATGTGTACTGGGCGCGCTCAGCCATGGAGCGACAATTCTATTGGTCACCGTTTTCGATCCCGCGGCGGTGGTGAGTGGAATTGCGCGCGAGAAACCCGAGGTTATCGGCGGCGTCTCGACTATGATCTTTGCGCTTATCGAAGCTGCCAGAGCAACCGGAACGGATGTGAAATGCGTAGAGACAATCGTCAGCGGCGGAGCCATGGTCCAACCTGAGCTGAATCGCGCCGCGCAAGAGATTTTCGGGGTGCCGATCCTGATCGTTTACGGCCAGACCGAGACTTCGCCGGCGATCACAGCTGCATGGCCAACCGATACCGGGCCTGATTTGACGGAGACCATTGGCCAACCATGCAGCCATATGGAAGTCGCGATCCGCAATCCGTCGGACAATTCAATCTGCGCACCGAACGAACAAGGCGAGATTTGCATGCGCGGATTCAACGTGATGGCGGGCTATAATGACAATCCTCAGGCCACCGCGGAGACGATCGACGCGGACGGCTGGCTGCATACCGGTGACCTGGGCAGCATGGATTCACGTGGCTATGTGAAGATCACGGGCCGTGTGAAAGAGATGATTATTCGTGGCGGCGAAAATCTGTTTCCCGCCGAAATCGAAGCCGCCTTGTTGGAACATCCGGTGATCGCCGAAGTCGCGGTGGTAGGTGTGCCGGACGAAAAATGGGGCGAGATTGTTGCCGCGTTCTTGCGACTGGCAGAGGGCGCTCAGCGACCCGATGATAGCGAGTTGCGCAGCTTTATTCGCGCGCGATTGTCACCTCAAAAGACGCCTGCGCATTGGGTATGGGTCAAGGAATTTCCTCTCACCGGATCAGGCAAGATCCAGAAGTTCGCAATGGCCGAAGCCTTTGCGAAGGGGGAATACGCCTAA
- the nadA gene encoding quinolinate synthase NadA: protein MSVETKVPTGTDLLAEIDRLRKERNAVILAHYYQTPDIQDIADFVGDSLQLSQMAAETDADVIAFCGVKFMADTAKILSPEKIVVLPDMDAGCSLEDSCPPEKFKAFREAHPDHIALTYINCSTEVKALSDVIVTSSSAETILQKIPRDQKIIFGPDRHLGGYLSRKFDREMLLWPGVCIVHEAFSETELLKLKEQYPGAPVAAHPECPPTIIDHADYVGSTSGILKFAQEFEGDTLIVATEPHIIHQMEKALPEKNFIGAPGADGNCSCNICPYMALNTMEKLYVALRDLEPRIEIEEELRLKAKASLDKMLEMASGAVGKGDLGKV from the coding sequence ATGAGCGTAGAAACCAAAGTCCCTACTGGCACAGACTTACTCGCGGAGATTGACCGCCTGCGTAAAGAGCGGAATGCGGTAATTCTGGCGCATTATTACCAGACGCCGGACATTCAGGATATCGCGGACTTTGTTGGAGATTCGCTGCAACTGTCGCAAATGGCGGCGGAAACGGATGCAGATGTCATCGCATTCTGCGGCGTGAAATTCATGGCGGACACCGCCAAGATACTGTCCCCTGAAAAGATCGTCGTGCTGCCCGATATGGATGCCGGTTGTTCGCTTGAAGACAGCTGCCCGCCGGAAAAGTTCAAGGCTTTCCGCGAGGCACACCCCGATCATATCGCGCTGACCTACATCAATTGCAGCACCGAGGTGAAGGCGCTGTCGGACGTGATCGTCACCAGTTCCAGCGCGGAAACGATCCTGCAAAAGATCCCGCGCGACCAGAAGATCATCTTCGGGCCTGACCGGCATCTGGGCGGCTATCTCAGCCGCAAGTTTGATCGCGAAATGCTGTTGTGGCCAGGCGTTTGCATTGTGCACGAGGCGTTTAGCGAGACAGAGCTGCTCAAGCTGAAAGAGCAATATCCCGGCGCACCGGTTGCCGCGCACCCCGAATGCCCGCCGACGATTATCGATCACGCAGACTATGTCGGATCAACCAGCGGCATCCTGAAATTCGCGCAGGAATTTGAAGGTGACACACTGATCGTGGCGACCGAGCCGCACATCATCCACCAGATGGAAAAGGCGCTGCCGGAAAAGAATTTTATCGGCGCACCGGGCGCAGACGGTAACTGCAGCTGCAACATCTGCCCATATATGGCGCTCAATACGATGGAGAAGCTCTACGTCGCGCTGCGCGATCTGGAGCCTCGCATCGAGATTGAGGAAGAACTGCGACTGAAGGCCAAGGCGAGCTTGGACAAGATGTTGGAAATGGCCAGCGGAGCAGTCGGCAAGGGCGATTTGGGGAAGGTTTAA
- a CDS encoding MBL fold metallo-hydrolase, with the protein MALPPEPWPTGIAEQCEPLVRRVLAPNPSPYTYTGTQTYIVGSAGDVAVIDPGPNEPDHIDAIMAAIGDAKVAAIMCTHTHRDHSPAAAPLAERTGAPIVGCAPLVIDSDLPRSDEAFDTTYAPDRVLEDGEAMTGEGWTLRAVHTPGHTSNHLCFALEESGALFTGDHVMGWSTSVVIPPDGDMGDYMASLERLQAREDRVYYSAHGAPIEKPRQLVRGMMGHRRQRENQILRLLGEQARTIPDFIPVMYKGLDERLHKAAQMSVMAHLLDLEKRGLVAQGENEVWQTN; encoded by the coding sequence ATGGCTTTACCACCCGAACCATGGCCCACGGGCATCGCCGAACAATGCGAACCGCTGGTGCGGCGCGTCCTCGCCCCTAACCCGTCACCTTACACCTATACCGGCACGCAGACCTATATAGTGGGCAGTGCTGGCGATGTGGCGGTGATTGATCCGGGTCCAAACGAACCTGACCATATTGACGCGATAATGGCTGCGATTGGTGATGCCAAAGTCGCCGCGATCATGTGCACGCACACACACCGCGATCACTCGCCTGCGGCCGCCCCCTTGGCAGAGCGCACCGGCGCGCCGATTGTGGGCTGTGCTCCGCTTGTGATCGACAGCGATCTGCCGCGCAGTGACGAAGCTTTCGATACTACCTATGCGCCAGACCGCGTGTTGGAAGATGGCGAAGCAATGACCGGCGAAGGTTGGACTTTGCGCGCGGTGCATACGCCGGGGCACACATCAAACCACCTCTGCTTCGCGCTGGAAGAGAGCGGCGCGCTGTTCACTGGAGATCATGTGATGGGCTGGTCAACCAGCGTGGTGATCCCGCCTGATGGCGATATGGGCGACTATATGGCGAGCCTTGAACGGCTGCAGGCACGCGAGGACAGGGTGTATTATTCGGCGCACGGGGCGCCGATCGAAAAGCCGCGCCAGCTGGTACGCGGGATGATGGGGCATCGCCGCCAGCGCGAGAACCAGATTCTGCGGCTATTGGGCGAACAAGCTCGCACGATCCCGGACTTCATTCCGGTGATGTATAAGGGCTTGGACGAGCGCCTGCATAAGGCCGCGCAAATGAGCGTGATGGCGCATCTGCTCGATCTGGAGAAACGCGGGCTCGTTGCTCAGGGTGAGAACGAAGTCTGGCAGACAAACTAG